One region of Aquipuribacter sp. SD81 genomic DNA includes:
- a CDS encoding DsbA family protein encodes MSRPRNGGATDLRSGSRTLVVVVSLVVLALVATTVTVIALAARDRDALAGLEPGGTTTQEWAGSPAAGLDETGGVAVGDGGPVLTVYLDLLCPACRQLEETSGEYLRGLEASGEATVDYRPIAILDRLSAGTEYSTRAASAVMCVADTDGPATAVDVVDALYAAQPAEGGPGLDDAALAEVALGAGASEAVRLCIEETRYAGWVARSTQQAQQLGVGGTPTVWVDGQPTTARTPEALAGALRQAGG; translated from the coding sequence GTGAGCCGGCCGCGCAACGGGGGAGCGACCGACCTGCGCTCCGGCAGCCGCACCCTCGTGGTCGTCGTCTCGCTCGTCGTGCTCGCACTCGTCGCGACGACCGTCACCGTCATCGCGCTCGCCGCCCGCGACCGGGACGCGCTCGCCGGGCTCGAGCCGGGCGGCACGACCACCCAGGAGTGGGCCGGCTCGCCCGCCGCCGGCCTCGACGAGACCGGCGGCGTCGCCGTCGGCGACGGCGGACCCGTGCTCACGGTGTACCTCGACCTGCTGTGCCCGGCCTGCCGGCAGCTGGAGGAGACGAGCGGGGAGTACCTGCGGGGGCTGGAGGCCTCCGGCGAGGCGACGGTCGACTACCGCCCGATCGCGATCCTCGACCGTCTGAGCGCCGGCACCGAGTACTCCACCCGCGCCGCGTCGGCCGTCATGTGCGTGGCCGACACCGACGGCCCGGCCACGGCGGTCGACGTCGTCGACGCGCTGTACGCGGCGCAGCCCGCCGAGGGCGGCCCCGGCCTCGACGACGCCGCGCTCGCCGAGGTCGCGCTCGGCGCGGGAGCGAGCGAGGCGGTCCGGCTGTGCATCGAGGAGACCCGGTACGCCGGGTGGGTGGCCCGCTCGACCCAGCAGGCGCAGCAGCTGGGCGTCGGCGGCACCCCGACCGTCTGGGTCGACGGCCAGCCCACGACCGCGCGGACGCCCGAGGCGCTCGCGGGGGCGCTGCGGCAGGCGGGGGGCTGA
- a CDS encoding NAD-dependent epimerase/dehydratase family protein, producing MPDTPSGPVVVVTGANGLVGARVCALLTERGAAVRAVVRRPGTAPGGPGVEEHVGDFADPALAARVVDGADAVVTTVHPMGSDRAVQQQVAVEGTPALARAARDAGVTRLVHLSTAGVYDRSPGVGDVEEGSALVGEDGGDYAVTKRDTDAALAALDGLTTVLVRPPAILGSGPTSVWNALRPASVRDGERAANPAKSFAWVHVDDLARAVADLATGVVATADDPARGPVPGSATPLLVAGGPATWREYHGAVCEALGVDPEWTDEPVWTGRVRTGRAAAWGWTPSVDLAAALAELRRDVRAAPPPG from the coding sequence GTGCCCGACACACCCAGCGGTCCCGTCGTCGTCGTCACCGGGGCGAACGGACTCGTCGGCGCGCGCGTGTGCGCGCTGCTCACCGAGCGCGGCGCCGCGGTGCGCGCGGTGGTGAGGCGTCCCGGCACCGCGCCGGGCGGCCCGGGGGTCGAGGAGCACGTCGGCGACTTCGCGGACCCGGCGCTGGCCGCCCGCGTCGTCGACGGGGCGGACGCCGTCGTCACGACGGTGCACCCGATGGGCTCCGACCGCGCCGTCCAGCAGCAGGTGGCGGTCGAGGGGACGCCCGCGCTCGCCCGCGCGGCCCGCGACGCCGGCGTGACCCGTCTCGTCCACCTGTCCACGGCCGGGGTGTACGACCGCTCGCCGGGCGTCGGCGACGTCGAGGAGGGCTCAGCGCTGGTCGGCGAGGACGGCGGCGACTACGCCGTCACCAAGCGCGACACCGACGCCGCGCTCGCGGCGCTCGACGGCCTCACGACGGTCCTCGTCCGGCCGCCGGCGATCCTCGGCTCCGGCCCGACGTCGGTGTGGAACGCCCTGCGGCCCGCGTCCGTGCGCGACGGCGAGCGGGCCGCCAACCCGGCGAAGTCCTTCGCCTGGGTGCACGTCGACGACCTCGCCCGGGCCGTCGCCGACCTCGCGACCGGCGTCGTCGCGACCGCCGACGACCCGGCACGCGGCCCGGTGCCGGGCAGCGCGACACCCCTGCTCGTGGCCGGCGGGCCCGCCACGTGGCGGGAGTACCACGGCGCGGTCTGCGAGGCGCTCGGCGTGGACCCCGAGTGGACCGACGAGCCGGTGTGGACCGGCCGGGTCAGGACCGGGCGCGCGGCGGCGTGGGGCTGGACGCCGTCGGTGGACCTGGCGGCGGCGCTGGCCGAGCTGCGTCGCGACGTCCGCGCCGCTCCGCCGCCCGGCTGA
- a CDS encoding VanZ family protein, translating into MIATWLVLHRELVLPGVGVAVALCAGLGHALLRLGRWGRVVAWLLAGAWAVVVLVLTLVPEAEPSNARECLVGLTLPSPGAVEAVANVALFVPLAYLAGVASRRPWRVLAAAVLCSVGIEVVQGLLRRLGRACDTNDVAMNALGALLGCVLAVASLALSRAAERRGRRDAARPAPPPGPPTASSPTPPRARS; encoded by the coding sequence GTGATCGCCACCTGGCTCGTCCTGCACCGCGAGCTGGTCCTGCCCGGCGTCGGGGTCGCGGTCGCCCTGTGCGCGGGACTCGGGCACGCGCTGCTGCGCCTCGGCCGGTGGGGGCGCGTGGTGGCGTGGCTGCTGGCCGGGGCGTGGGCGGTCGTCGTCCTCGTCCTCACGCTCGTGCCGGAGGCCGAGCCGTCCAACGCGCGGGAGTGCCTCGTCGGCCTCACGCTGCCGTCGCCGGGAGCGGTGGAGGCGGTCGCCAACGTCGCGCTCTTCGTCCCGCTCGCCTACCTGGCGGGCGTGGCGAGCCGGCGGCCGTGGCGGGTGCTCGCCGCGGCGGTGCTGTGCTCCGTCGGCATCGAGGTCGTCCAGGGGCTGCTGCGCCGGCTAGGCCGGGCCTGCGACACCAACGACGTCGCCATGAACGCGCTGGGGGCGTTGCTCGGGTGCGTCCTCGCGGTCGCGAGCCTCGCCCTCAGCCGGGCGGCGGAGCGGCGCGGACGTCGCGACGCAGCTCGGCCAGCGCCGCCGCCAGGTCCACCGACGGCGTCCAGCCCCACGCCGCCGCGCGCCCGGTCCTGA